The following coding sequences lie in one Tichowtungia aerotolerans genomic window:
- a CDS encoding response regulator: MGYILIIDDDHAVQSVFTQFLKSLGYRTESADNGKDGLDQMLAETPDLIITDIMMPEMDGLELVTYIRNHNSELPIIAISGGMQTASMNFLPLAKRFGACKVFEKPVSLIQLREAIHELLNHTDEKADNS, encoded by the coding sequence ATGGGATACATTTTAATAATCGATGATGATCACGCTGTTCAGAGTGTTTTCACACAATTTCTAAAAAGCCTGGGCTATCGAACAGAATCAGCAGACAACGGAAAAGATGGGCTCGATCAGATGCTCGCAGAAACTCCGGACCTAATCATCACCGATATCATGATGCCGGAAATGGATGGCCTCGAACTTGTCACCTACATCCGCAATCACAACTCGGAGCTCCCAATCATCGCCATCTCCGGAGGCATGCAAACCGCATCCATGAACTTCCTTCCGCTCGCCAAAAGATTCGGGGCCTGCAAGGTCTTTGAGAAGCCGGTTTCCCTCATCCAGCTTCGGGAGGCCATCCACGAGCTCCTCAACCACACAGACGAAAAAGCCGATAACAGCTAA
- a CDS encoding PAS domain S-box protein, which translates to MNTATNNTEKEKAAMWVSSSFLTDLIALDSPDKMAEHLSEQLCKMSKAETVIFFLHANRQEKCESYFIFPPLQTKQFEHLPLSTFCHMRLPDSVPLTLSEFSEDHPLKIPLAQAGVKNLMRIPVHSGRNLIGSLLLINLPDPNKSSETCAMMAVIGPTLGLAIQNCFAHQKIQEQKDSLEQLIKARTTELETANQELIDSRRAALNMMEDAVLAKEKLEMTQFSIDNASDSAFWIDKDGSFSYVNKAACQSLGYSQDELLKLSVVDIDPFYDIQGWKKHWDQIQKSRSTFSERFHKTKEGHIFPVEIHSNTITFQGKTTVFAFAHDISNRKAAEQELTLSRNRFSTLLSNLPGMAYLCENDKNWTMRFISDGATKITGYTAEDLINNKTISYKELIHPEDRNMVSNQIQASLNDHRHFEIEYRIITREGEERWLWERGIGRRNEKNSMLVEGFISDITHRKEVQNAMKESEARFRGIYDSMATGVAQVSLDFYIETANQAYCEMLGYTEKELKGKHLSEITAPEVLEKNLELQKQLVDGKIEHFRMEKTFIHKTGEPVYGLLDAVLIRKPDGSPSYCLGNVVNITDRKKAESELRRLSTAIEQSPETVMITNPKGIIEYVNPAFENQTGYTRSEAIGKNTDILRSGKHDDLFYTKMWDVLRAGNIWEGQLVNRRKDGQTYTEDATISPVRDEQNQITHYVAVKRDITQELIREEQMKQAQKMEVIGQLAGGIAHDFNNILQSILGFSELLMFSLDETETQPRSNVQEIQKATRHAADLTRQLLAFSRKQAVEFTSMNLSDTVKNTLSFVTSVIGENIQIETVFAPDPVPVNADPRQIERAILNMAINARDAMPDGGVLTLKTEPISFTKEDSEQSLQTRAGDFACLSISDTGTGMSPKTIKRIFEPFFSTKDPGKGTGLGLAAIYGIIQDHKGWINVYSEPGHGSTFKIYLPLKTGIPAQTTVTSQSGSDLNSESNNQRILIVEDDLAIRTLAKSALHKAGYQVESAPDAEEAEKIFDEQNGAFDLLFSDIVLPGKNGAELAAKLTEKKPNLQVILCSGYSGDRIRKAGIEPNSFCLLEKPFPIVKLLRMVHQVLAPVK; encoded by the coding sequence ATGAATACAGCGACAAACAACACAGAAAAAGAGAAGGCAGCAATGTGGGTGAGTTCCTCTTTTCTTACTGATTTAATTGCACTGGACAGTCCAGATAAAATGGCGGAACACTTGAGTGAGCAGCTCTGCAAGATGAGCAAAGCCGAAACAGTCATATTTTTCCTTCACGCAAACCGGCAGGAAAAATGTGAATCGTATTTCATTTTTCCCCCACTCCAGACAAAACAGTTCGAACACCTCCCGCTGAGCACTTTCTGCCACATGCGCCTCCCGGACTCGGTTCCACTGACGTTATCTGAATTCAGCGAAGATCATCCTTTAAAAATCCCTCTCGCTCAGGCCGGCGTTAAAAACCTGATGAGAATTCCCGTACACAGCGGCCGGAACCTGATAGGGTCACTTCTGCTCATAAACCTGCCCGACCCCAACAAATCATCCGAAACCTGCGCGATGATGGCAGTCATAGGCCCTACGCTCGGGCTGGCGATACAAAACTGTTTTGCCCACCAGAAAATTCAGGAGCAAAAAGATTCTTTAGAGCAACTGATTAAAGCCCGAACAACCGAACTGGAAACCGCGAATCAGGAGCTGATCGATTCGCGCCGGGCAGCCTTGAACATGATGGAAGATGCGGTGCTCGCTAAAGAGAAACTGGAAATGACTCAGTTTTCGATTGATAACGCCTCTGATTCCGCCTTCTGGATCGATAAGGATGGATCGTTCAGCTATGTCAATAAAGCTGCATGCCAATCGCTTGGGTATTCACAGGACGAGCTGCTTAAGCTGTCAGTCGTTGATATTGATCCGTTCTATGACATTCAAGGCTGGAAAAAACACTGGGACCAAATCCAGAAGTCACGATCTACATTTTCTGAAAGATTCCACAAAACAAAAGAGGGTCACATCTTTCCAGTCGAAATCCATTCGAACACCATTACGTTCCAGGGCAAAACAACGGTCTTTGCTTTTGCTCATGACATTTCAAACCGCAAAGCGGCCGAGCAGGAACTCACCTTGTCCCGGAATCGGTTTTCCACGCTCCTTTCCAACCTGCCAGGAATGGCATACCTCTGCGAAAACGACAAGAACTGGACGATGCGGTTTATCAGCGACGGCGCAACCAAAATCACGGGCTACACCGCGGAAGATCTCATTAACAACAAAACCATCTCCTATAAGGAACTGATTCACCCGGAGGATCGAAACATGGTTTCGAATCAAATCCAGGCAAGCCTGAATGATCACAGGCATTTTGAAATTGAATATCGAATTATCACTCGGGAAGGCGAAGAACGCTGGTTATGGGAACGCGGAATCGGACGCAGGAATGAAAAGAACAGCATGCTGGTTGAAGGGTTCATTTCGGACATTACGCATCGCAAAGAAGTCCAGAATGCAATGAAAGAAAGCGAAGCACGGTTCCGGGGCATTTATGACTCGATGGCCACCGGCGTCGCTCAAGTCTCTCTGGACTTCTATATTGAAACAGCAAATCAGGCCTATTGTGAAATGCTCGGCTATACCGAAAAGGAACTGAAGGGAAAACATCTCAGCGAGATTACAGCACCGGAAGTTCTGGAGAAGAATCTGGAACTTCAAAAGCAGCTGGTGGACGGAAAAATCGAACATTTCCGAATGGAAAAAACATTTATCCATAAGACCGGGGAACCGGTTTACGGCCTGCTGGATGCGGTTCTCATACGCAAACCTGACGGAAGCCCGTCTTACTGTCTGGGAAACGTTGTAAACATTACCGACCGGAAAAAAGCGGAAAGCGAACTCCGGCGCCTGTCAACCGCGATAGAACAATCTCCAGAAACCGTTATGATCACCAATCCGAAAGGCATTATTGAATATGTAAACCCTGCCTTTGAAAACCAAACCGGTTATACACGATCTGAAGCCATCGGCAAAAATACAGATATTTTAAGAAGCGGAAAACATGATGACCTTTTCTACACAAAGATGTGGGACGTACTTCGTGCCGGAAACATCTGGGAAGGCCAATTGGTTAACCGACGAAAAGACGGACAGACCTACACAGAAGACGCCACCATCTCTCCCGTGCGCGACGAACAAAATCAAATCACCCATTATGTAGCAGTTAAGCGGGATATCACTCAGGAACTAATCCGCGAAGAACAAATGAAGCAGGCTCAGAAGATGGAGGTCATTGGGCAGCTGGCCGGCGGTATCGCCCACGACTTCAACAACATCCTGCAATCCATCCTCGGCTTCAGTGAACTGCTAATGTTCTCTCTGGATGAAACCGAAACACAGCCCCGCAGCAACGTTCAGGAAATCCAGAAGGCCACCCGGCACGCAGCAGACCTGACCCGTCAGCTGTTGGCGTTCAGCCGGAAACAAGCTGTTGAATTCACCTCCATGAACCTGAGCGACACCGTTAAAAACACATTATCCTTTGTCACCAGCGTTATTGGAGAAAACATCCAGATAGAGACTGTTTTTGCTCCCGACCCTGTTCCTGTCAACGCCGACCCCAGACAAATTGAACGCGCAATTTTAAATATGGCAATTAATGCACGCGATGCCATGCCGGACGGCGGCGTTCTGACCCTGAAAACCGAACCGATTTCTTTTACCAAAGAAGATTCTGAACAATCGCTGCAAACAAGAGCCGGAGACTTTGCCTGCCTCAGCATAAGTGACACTGGCACCGGAATGTCCCCAAAGACCATAAAACGCATATTCGAACCCTTCTTCAGCACCAAGGACCCCGGCAAAGGAACGGGCCTGGGACTGGCGGCTATTTACGGAATCATCCAGGACCATAAAGGATGGATTAATGTCTACAGCGAACCCGGGCACGGTTCGACATTCAAGATCTATCTGCCACTCAAAACCGGCATCCCGGCGCAAACAACCGTCACCAGCCAATCCGGCAGCGATTTAAATTCCGAAAGCAACAACCAACGCATTCTGATTGTCGAAGATGACCTTGCGATCCGGACCCTGGCGAAATCAGCGTTGCACAAAGCCGGCTATCAGGTTGAATCTGCTCCCGATGCAGAAGAAGCCGAAAAAATATTCGACGAACAGAACGGAGCATTTGATCTGCTGTTCAGCGACATTGTTCTCCCCGGAAAAAACGGGGCAGAACTGGCGGCGAAACTGACAGAAAAAAAACCGAACCTGCAGGTTATTCTGTGCAGCGGTTATTCGGGCGATCGCATCCGAAAGGCAGGTATAGAACCAAACTCATTCTGCCTGCTGGAAAAACCGTTTCCTATTGTCAAATTACTCAGGATGGTACATCAAGTACTGGCACCTGTTAAGTAA
- a CDS encoding PAS domain S-box protein, with translation MTERELFLDGIRNDLHRKKNCIFCISAILLFLAGIWGAKQSGSHIDLRMRKELARQVKMLAAAIPPEEASELSFTEADQNRPEFLRITRQLHDFSEMTGAEFIGSFALKDGQVVFGPESLPQTDPRATPAGTVFQQPTRTDVNSLLTATPSIQGPVQDEFGIFVRASAPVIHPRTGKALMNIVLCQSADIWNKRMRTAQWLPIIITQIPLLVLIAGWVVMKNRHRLTSRRLRHTEAITCAAAFLLLTIGITWLVYHGENSNRDETFRSHALQSASAILHTFRTLENNLTLMSRMLESSEQITAREFSILCSPILNETITQKIEWIPHIKTAQRDAFEKKVQAENGWSNYRIWEQGTQHTDVKTEARPICYPVLFVEPASEQRQFRGFDAASDPILYAALSEAAQSGYAVASKPIRTGSNTTLSIYHAVSSEKHQGTVAFSIFPEQIVKLPALLANVDQYDQKVSLHELKEGAASTLLACTDENCSERCPEQSEYDTFTMPAFAFGKTYAVHIMPTKRWLAANPYRDTQMAFGGGLLLTLLLTSLIGILANRPALLEKKVQQRTAELRRAEEYAQAVLNSSSDAVIIHHPETGAILDFNKTAEQMFGISRNEIGTVNIDALKAEDCDSTNDQDMQIIRRAAQGHSSLFERIVRRRNGRTFPVEISISGTKIGGKTRVIANVRDIEQRKKTAEELKASEARFQIAADAANIGVWERDLVTKRLIWDKRMFELYGTDSVVEDASELWKKSIHPDDFESVQAISDRAEKGETELSCEFRIILPNQKVRYLRGIGKMLRDEKNNPSRMIGINYDITEQREAKQALIKSEARFRSLFEMAAVGMSEVSPDGHWIGVNKKLCEITGYSKEEMLNLSFQQITHPDDLDEDLRLIQKLLNEELSTYSMQKRYIRKDNSVIWIDLTVSLIRNPDGTPDRLISIASDISDRKNSELELKKSREFLQSTLDGMTAHIALLDESGKILLVNKAWRKFAAQNGLNESAACEGANYLTACDNGSEQIQTFSQGLQDVLAGRSTSFELEYPCQTADKNYWFSVHVSSVSQTSYELRRAVVFHTDITERQNAKEALHQRLDELRRFNKAATGRELRMIELKREINSLCGELGRENAYPLHSL, from the coding sequence ATGACAGAGCGAGAATTATTTTTAGACGGGATCCGAAACGATCTTCACCGAAAAAAAAACTGCATCTTCTGCATCTCCGCAATTCTGCTGTTTCTCGCAGGCATCTGGGGAGCCAAACAATCCGGATCCCATATTGACCTGCGGATGCGCAAGGAGCTGGCCCGCCAGGTAAAAATGCTGGCGGCAGCCATCCCGCCGGAAGAAGCATCAGAACTTTCGTTTACTGAAGCCGATCAGAATCGCCCGGAATTCCTTCGCATCACCCGCCAGCTGCATGATTTTTCTGAAATGACAGGCGCCGAATTCATTGGCTCGTTTGCTCTTAAAGATGGCCAGGTTGTTTTCGGCCCCGAAAGCCTGCCGCAGACTGATCCGCGCGCCACTCCAGCCGGTACAGTCTTCCAGCAGCCGACCCGAACAGACGTGAACTCTCTGCTCACCGCAACCCCGTCGATTCAGGGACCGGTTCAGGATGAATTCGGAATTTTTGTACGGGCGTCCGCTCCAGTCATCCACCCCCGGACCGGAAAAGCCCTGATGAACATCGTTCTTTGCCAAAGTGCCGATATTTGGAACAAACGAATGCGAACCGCACAATGGCTTCCCATTATCATTACCCAGATTCCTCTTCTGGTTCTGATTGCCGGCTGGGTGGTCATGAAAAACCGCCATCGCCTGACCTCTCGCAGACTGCGTCACACAGAAGCAATCACCTGCGCCGCAGCGTTCCTGCTTCTGACCATTGGGATTACCTGGCTGGTTTATCATGGAGAAAATTCAAACCGAGATGAAACATTCCGGTCCCATGCTCTGCAAAGTGCATCAGCAATCCTCCATACATTCCGAACATTGGAAAACAACCTGACGCTGATGTCCAGGATGCTTGAATCCAGTGAACAAATAACCGCCCGGGAATTTTCGATCCTTTGCAGCCCCATACTGAACGAAACCATTACTCAAAAAATAGAATGGATTCCGCATATAAAAACGGCTCAGCGCGATGCTTTTGAAAAAAAGGTTCAGGCCGAAAACGGATGGAGCAATTATCGGATCTGGGAACAGGGAACTCAACACACTGACGTCAAAACGGAAGCCCGTCCCATCTGCTATCCTGTTCTTTTTGTTGAACCGGCGTCAGAACAACGACAGTTCCGCGGCTTTGATGCGGCATCCGATCCCATACTGTATGCAGCTCTCAGCGAAGCTGCTCAATCCGGATATGCTGTAGCCAGCAAACCAATCCGGACTGGATCCAATACAACCCTTTCCATTTACCATGCCGTTTCATCTGAAAAGCATCAGGGCACAGTTGCTTTCTCGATTTTTCCAGAGCAGATCGTGAAACTTCCTGCACTGCTGGCCAATGTTGACCAGTACGACCAAAAGGTCTCCCTGCACGAACTTAAGGAAGGCGCCGCCTCCACCCTGCTCGCCTGTACGGATGAGAATTGTTCCGAACGCTGTCCTGAACAGAGTGAATACGATACTTTCACTATGCCGGCGTTTGCTTTCGGAAAAACCTATGCTGTGCATATCATGCCTACAAAGCGATGGCTGGCTGCCAACCCGTACCGCGACACGCAAATGGCCTTCGGCGGCGGCCTGCTGCTGACCCTGCTGCTGACCTCATTGATCGGCATTTTGGCAAACCGCCCTGCCCTGCTCGAAAAAAAAGTCCAACAGCGCACCGCGGAACTGCGCAGGGCAGAAGAATATGCACAGGCGGTCCTCAACTCGTCCAGTGACGCAGTCATCATCCACCACCCCGAAACCGGTGCCATTCTGGATTTCAACAAAACCGCCGAACAAATGTTTGGAATCAGCCGCAATGAAATTGGAACCGTAAACATCGACGCTCTCAAAGCGGAAGATTGTGATTCCACAAACGATCAGGACATGCAGATCATCCGGCGTGCAGCACAAGGGCACTCCTCGCTTTTTGAACGAATCGTCCGGCGCAGGAACGGAAGAACGTTCCCGGTGGAGATCAGCATTTCCGGAACAAAGATTGGCGGAAAGACCCGCGTGATTGCCAATGTGCGTGACATTGAACAGCGCAAAAAAACCGCAGAAGAACTGAAAGCAAGTGAAGCCCGGTTCCAGATTGCAGCCGATGCTGCAAATATTGGTGTATGGGAACGCGATCTGGTCACAAAACGATTAATCTGGGACAAGCGCATGTTTGAGCTCTATGGAACAGACTCCGTCGTTGAGGATGCTTCCGAACTCTGGAAAAAATCGATACATCCTGATGACTTCGAGAGCGTTCAGGCTATATCCGACCGTGCTGAAAAAGGGGAAACCGAACTGAGCTGCGAATTCCGCATCATCCTCCCCAACCAAAAAGTACGATATCTTCGCGGGATCGGAAAAATGCTCCGCGACGAAAAAAACAATCCGTCCCGCATGATCGGGATCAATTATGACATTACAGAACAAAGGGAAGCAAAACAGGCGCTCATCAAAAGCGAAGCACGATTCCGCTCCCTGTTTGAAATGGCAGCCGTCGGCATGTCAGAAGTATCTCCGGACGGCCACTGGATCGGCGTCAACAAGAAGCTCTGTGAAATCACCGGCTACTCCAAAGAAGAGATGCTGAACCTGTCCTTCCAGCAAATCACCCATCCCGATGATCTGGACGAGGACCTCCGGCTGATTCAAAAACTTCTGAATGAAGAACTCTCCACATACTCGATGCAGAAAAGATACATCCGCAAAGATAATTCTGTTATATGGATAGACCTGACCGTCTCACTTATCCGCAACCCAGATGGAACACCGGACCGTTTGATCTCAATTGCTTCTGATATCAGTGATCGTAAAAACTCCGAACTGGAACTGAAAAAATCCAGGGAATTTCTGCAATCCACCCTGGACGGGATGACTGCCCACATTGCTCTTCTTGATGAATCAGGAAAGATTCTGCTGGTAAACAAAGCGTGGAGAAAATTTGCAGCACAAAACGGGCTGAACGAATCCGCCGCCTGTGAAGGGGCCAATTATCTGACGGCCTGCGACAACGGATCTGAACAGATACAGACGTTTTCTCAAGGACTGCAAGATGTACTGGCGGGCCGATCAACATCCTTCGAACTGGAATACCCATGCCAAACTGCAGATAAAAACTACTGGTTCAGTGTTCACGTCAGCTCTGTCAGCCAGACGAGCTATGAACTGCGCAGAGCGGTCGTTTTTCATACGGATATCACGGAACGTCAAAATGCAAAAGAAGCCCTGCACCAGCGTCTGGATGAGCTTCGGCGTTTCAACAAAGCGGCAACCGGTCGTGAGCTGCGGATGATTGAGTTGAAACGTGAAATAAATTCTCTGTGCGGAGAGCTGGGCAGAGAAAATGCCTATCCATTACATTCGCTTTAG
- a CDS encoding response regulator, producing MILLILIWSVALGTSFSWAVYHERKGTMTAATMAARAQFQRDHLYRHWSSLHGGTYVPVTEETQPNPYLSGTDERDITTPSGRKLTLINPAYMTRQVHEMGREEAGIIGHITSLDPLRPENAPDEWETQALLSFRQGVTEVTTLNQLNGEPYLRLMRPLTAEKSCLKCHGNQGYSTGDIHGGISVSIPLRPYKAITSGQTRIAALSYGSIWLIGVIAILTATHRIHRYIILREEAQEAAEEAAKAKSSFLANMSHEIRTPMNAVIGMTDLLLETSLSEEQRDSANIIRVSGEALLTLINDVLDFSKIEAGRMELEQQDFDLSQCVEDTLDLMVTKAAEKNLEIIYDVDSNVPSVIRGDAGRLRQILINLLSNAIKFTHEGEVGLSVTARQKDSGHELEFTVRDTGIGIEPEKLKQVFFVFTQADASMTRQYGGSGLGLSISQRLSELMGGKMWAESVPGVGSIFRFTITTPAARQVRSFRSDLDLKDLETRNVLVVDDNATNLTILSAQLTRWGLTPVIFSKPIDALHSIQSGRKYALMITDMQMPELDGATLTHMVRDFRSDKELPVIVLTSVGLDKPDESLAISAYITKPAKPAMLYQTIIDILQGCSKNYSQTVSAAHANETVSPLKILVAEDNLLNQKVALRMIEKLGYQADLARDGVEVLETVDANSYDLVLMDIQMPRLDGLTATIEILQRYKGKPRPLIIGMTAHASNEEREHGISIGMDDYLTKPIQLVKLKEVLWKVQEFKST from the coding sequence GTGATTCTTCTGATTCTCATCTGGTCTGTCGCTTTGGGCACATCATTCTCCTGGGCCGTCTATCACGAACGCAAGGGAACAATGACTGCCGCAACCATGGCTGCGCGCGCCCAGTTTCAAAGGGACCACCTTTATCGTCACTGGAGCTCCCTGCATGGAGGTACATACGTTCCAGTTACAGAAGAAACTCAACCCAATCCCTATCTAAGCGGAACCGACGAGCGCGACATCACAACGCCGTCCGGTCGCAAGCTGACCCTGATCAACCCCGCCTATATGACCCGGCAGGTGCATGAAATGGGTCGCGAAGAAGCCGGCATTATCGGCCACATCACAAGCCTCGACCCTCTTCGGCCCGAAAACGCACCGGATGAATGGGAAACACAGGCTCTTTTATCATTCAGACAAGGAGTCACAGAAGTCACCACCCTTAATCAACTGAACGGAGAACCATACCTGCGGCTGATGCGGCCGCTGACCGCAGAAAAAAGCTGTTTGAAATGCCATGGGAACCAGGGATATTCCACTGGAGATATCCACGGAGGCATCAGCGTATCCATTCCTCTAAGGCCCTACAAAGCCATCACATCCGGACAAACCCGCATTGCAGCATTAAGCTATGGCAGCATCTGGCTGATTGGAGTCATCGCGATCCTAACCGCAACCCACCGTATCCACCGGTATATCATCCTGCGTGAAGAAGCCCAGGAAGCCGCGGAAGAAGCCGCAAAAGCCAAAAGCTCTTTTCTGGCCAATATGAGCCATGAAATCCGCACACCGATGAATGCCGTCATCGGCATGACCGATCTTCTGCTGGAAACCAGCCTTTCCGAAGAACAGCGCGATTCGGCCAACATTATCCGGGTCAGTGGAGAAGCGCTGCTGACCCTGATCAATGATGTACTCGATTTCTCAAAGATCGAAGCGGGTCGAATGGAATTGGAGCAACAGGATTTTGACCTGTCTCAATGCGTCGAAGATACACTGGACCTGATGGTGACAAAGGCCGCAGAAAAAAACCTTGAGATTATTTATGACGTCGACAGCAATGTTCCTTCCGTGATTCGCGGTGATGCCGGGCGCCTGCGCCAGATCCTGATCAACCTGCTCAGCAACGCCATTAAGTTCACCCACGAAGGTGAAGTCGGGCTGTCGGTGACGGCCCGCCAAAAGGACAGCGGCCATGAACTGGAGTTCACAGTACGTGATACCGGCATCGGAATTGAACCGGAAAAACTCAAGCAGGTTTTCTTCGTGTTCACTCAGGCAGACGCATCCATGACCCGGCAGTACGGCGGTTCCGGTCTCGGCTTATCCATCAGCCAGCGCCTCAGCGAACTGATGGGAGGAAAGATGTGGGCGGAAAGCGTTCCCGGAGTCGGCTCCATCTTCCGCTTCACCATTACTACTCCGGCAGCACGACAGGTGCGTTCCTTCCGTTCCGACCTGGACCTCAAAGACCTTGAAACGCGGAATGTTCTGGTTGTCGACGATAACGCCACCAACCTGACGATTCTCTCGGCTCAGCTTACGCGCTGGGGCCTGACTCCTGTCATCTTCAGTAAGCCCATTGATGCACTTCACTCCATTCAGTCCGGGCGGAAATACGCCCTGATGATTACCGACATGCAAATGCCGGAACTGGATGGTGCAACACTGACCCACATGGTCCGGGATTTTCGTTCGGACAAAGAGCTTCCAGTTATTGTCCTGACATCCGTCGGCCTCGACAAACCGGACGAGTCGCTCGCAATTTCGGCCTACATCACGAAACCGGCCAAACCGGCCATGCTGTATCAAACCATCATTGATATTCTTCAGGGCTGCAGCAAAAACTACAGTCAGACCGTTTCCGCCGCCCATGCAAACGAAACCGTATCACCGCTGAAGATTCTGGTGGCGGAAGATAACCTGCTCAACCAGAAGGTGGCCTTGCGCATGATTGAAAAGCTCGGCTATCAGGCTGACCTCGCCCGCGACGGTGTTGAAGTGCTCGAGACGGTGGATGCCAACTCCTATGACCTGGTTCTGATGGACATTCAAATGCCCAGACTGGACGGACTGACCGCCACCATCGAAATCCTTCAGCGCTACAAAGGCAAACCGCGCCCCCTGATCATCGGCATGACCGCCCATGCTTCGAATGAAGAGCGTGAGCACGGAATCAGCATCGGAATGGATGACTACCTCACCAAACCGATTCAACTGGTCAAACTGAAAGAAGTCCTCTGGAAAGTTCAGGAATTCAAATCCACCTGA